The following coding sequences are from one Anolis sagrei isolate rAnoSag1 chromosome 6, rAnoSag1.mat, whole genome shotgun sequence window:
- the LOC132777450 gene encoding zinc finger protein 420-like — translation MENLHPCSTSHIWEKLHNCMDCGKCFMWRSSLTKHQQIHTGEKPHQCMECGKSFGQSGQLRSHQKTHTGEKPYQCMECGKSFRWSGYLNSHQRTHTGEKPYECMECGKSFSWSGHLRSHQRTHTGEKPFQCMECGKSFSWSGQLRSHQRTHTGEKPHQCMECGKSFSQSTNLRSHQRTHTGEKPYQCMECGKSFSQSGKLHSHQRTHTGEKPYQCMECGKSFSLSGHLSSHHRTHTEEKPHQCIECGKCFSRSGNLRSHQRTHTGEKPYQCMECGKSFSHSGQLRSHQRTHTGEKPYQCMECGKSFIQSGELRSHQRTHTEEKPYKCMECGKSFSRSTHLRSHQKTHTGEKPYQCMECGKSFSRSEELRSHRRTHTGEKPYQCMECGKDFSWSGQLRSHQRIHTGEKPYQCIECGKSFSLSGHLRSHQRTHTGEKPYQCIECGKSFSWSGHLRSHQKTHTGEKPHQCMECGKSFSRSENLRSHQRTHTGEKPYQCMECGKSFSWSGQLRSHQRTHTGETPHQCMECGKSFSRNDCLHSHEGTHTRLEEEASL, via the coding sequence atggaaaatctTCATCCCTGCTCCACATCACATATATGGGAGAAGCTACACAACTGTATGGACTGTGGGAAATGTTTCATGTGGAGAAGTTCTCTTACTAAGCATCAACaaattcacacaggagagaagccacatcaatgcatggaatgtggaaagagtttcggtCAGAGTGGACAGCTACGTTCTCATCAaaagacccacacaggggagaagccgtatcaatgcatggaatgtggaaaaagcttcagatgGAGTGGATACCTGAAttcccatcaaagaacccacacaggggagaagccatatgagtgcatggaatgtggaaagagcttcagttggagtggacatctgcgttcccatcaaaggacccacacaggggagaagccatttcaatgcatggagtgtggaaagagcttcagttggAGTGGACagctgcgttcccatcaaaggacccatacaggggagaagccacatcagtgcatggaatgtggaaagagcttcagtcagagtacaaatctgcgttcccatcaaaggacccacaccggggagaagccatatcaatgcatggaatgtggaaagagcttcagtcagagtggaaagctgcattcccatcaaaggacccacacaggagagaagccatatcaatgcatggaatgtggaaagagtttcagtttGAGTGGACATCTCAGTTCCCACCACAGGACCCACACAGAAGAGAAGCCACATCAATGCATAGAATGCGGAAAGTGCTTCAGCCGTAGTGGAaatctgcgttcccatcaaaggacgcacacaggggaaaagccgtatcaatgcatggaatgtgggaaaagcttcagtCACAGTGGACAGTTACGTTCCCATcagaggacccacacaggggagaaaccatatcagtgtatggaatgtggaaagagcttcattcagAGTGGAGAGCTCCGTTCccaccaaaggacccacacagaggagaagccatataaatgcatggaatgtggaaagagcttcagtcggagtacacatctgcgttcccatcaaaaaacccacacaggggagaaaccctatcaatgcatggagtgtggaaaaagcttcagtcGGAGTGAAGAGCTTCGTTCCCATcgaaggacccacacaggggagaaaccatatcaatgcatggaatgtggaaaggacTTCAGTTGGAGTGGACAGCtccgttcccatcaaaggattcacacaggagagaagccgtatcaatgcatagaatgtggaaagagcttcagtctgaGTGGACacctgcgttcccatcaaaggactcacacaggagagaagccgtatcaatgcatagaatgtggaaagagcttcagttggAGTGGACACCTGCGTTCCCATCAAaagacccacacaggagagaagccacatcagtgcatggaatgtggaaagagcttcagtcggagtgaaaatctgcgttcccatcaaaggacccacacaggggagaaaccctatcaatgcatggaatgtggaaagagcttcagttggAGTGGACagctgcgttcccatcaaaggacccacactggggagacgccacatcaatgcatggaatgtggaaagagcttcagtcggaatGACTGTCTGCATTCCCATGAAGGGACCCACACACGGCTGGAGGAAGAGGCCTCCCTTTGA